The following proteins are encoded in a genomic region of Hirundo rustica isolate bHirRus1 chromosome 3, bHirRus1.pri.v3, whole genome shotgun sequence:
- the ADI1 gene encoding acireductone dioxygenase: protein MVEAWYMDESQEDQRAPHRQRPNRAVSLEQLRRLGVVYRRLDADNYETDPCLKEIRRAENYSWMDIVTIHKNKLPNYEEKIKTFYEEHLHLDDEIRYILEGSGYFDVRDKDDKWIRISMEKGDMITLPAGIYHRFTLDENNYVKAMRLFVGEPVWTAYNRPADDLPARKQYMKFLAEEAHNGV, encoded by the exons ATGGTGGAGGCCTGGTACATGGACGAGTCCCAGGAGGACCAGCGGGCGCCGCACCGGCAGCGGCCCAACCGCGCCGTCAGCCTAGAGCAGCTGCGCCGCCTCGGCGTGGTGTACCGCAGG TTGGATGCTGATAACTATGAGACTGATCCATGCCTGAAAGAGATTCGGAgagcagaaaattattcttggaTGGATATAGTGACCATACATAAAAACAAGCTGCCAAACTATGAGGAAAAG ataaaaacattttatgaagAACATTTACACCTCGATGATGAAATTCGCTACATCTTGGAGGGATCTGGCTATTTTGATGTTCGAGACAAGGATGACAAATGGATTCGgatttccatggaaaaaggAGACATGATAACACTTCCTGCTGGCATATATCACCGATTTACACTGGATGAGAAC AATTACGTGAAGGCAATGAGGCTGTTTGTTGGAGAACCCGTCTGGACTGCATACAACAGGCCGGCTGATGATCTTCCTGCTCGGAAACAGTATATGAAGTTTTTGGCTGAAGAAGCACATAATGGTGTCTGA
- the RNASEH1 gene encoding ribonuclease H1 isoform X2, translating into MPGGGSMFYAVRTGRRTGVYRTWAECQEQVNKFPSASFKKFASEKDAWSFVRAGLPEPQQQAEPAEAFGPPTLTQETGSQREDPELNTLYYSTYKRPYEPYGQSTNEEQIAKRVKHDEVRSVCSTPTVSEDKFSYMGDFAVVYTDGCCTGNGHNRARAGIGVYWGPGHPLNTSERLPGRQTNQRAEIHAACKAIEQAKSQNIKKLIIYTDSKFTIKGITGWVDNWKTNGWRTSSGGSVINKEDFERLDNLAKDMEIQWMHIPGHAGFQGNEEADRLAREGARKQKC; encoded by the exons ATGCCGGG GGGCGGCTCCATGTTCTACGCGGTGCGCACGGGCCGGCGGACCGGCGTCTACCGCACCTG GGCGGAGTGCCAGGAGCAGGTGAACAAGTTCCCCTCCGCTAGCTTCAAGAAATTCGCCAGCGAGAAGGATGCCTGGAGCTTCGTGCGTGCCGGCCTCCCGGAGCCGCAGCAGCAGGCCGAGCCGGCAG aggccTTTGGTCCTCCAACCCTAACACAAGAAACAGGTAGCCAGAGAGAGGACCCCGAATTAAATACCTTGTATTACAGTACATATAAAAGGCCATATGAACCATATGGACAGTCTACAAATGAAGAGCAGATTGCAAAGCGTGTAAAACATGATGAAGTACGCTCAGTGTGCTCAACACCTACAGTCAGTGAAGATAAGTTTTCATACATGG GTGACTTTGCAGTTGTTTATACAGATGGTTGTTGCACTGGTAATGGACATAACAGGGCACGTGCTGGAATAGGTGTCTACTGGGGACCAGGCCACCCTTT AAACACCAGTGAAAGACTTCCTGGACGGCAGACTAATCAAAGAGCAGAAATCCAT GCAGCCTGCAAAGCAATAGAGCAAGCCAAGAGTCAAAACATCAAGAAGTTAATAATCTACACTGATAGCAAGTTTACTATTAAGG GTATTACAGGCTGGGTTGACAACTGGAAAACAAATGGCTGGAGAACAAGTTCTGGAGGAAGtgtaataaataaagaagattTTGAAAGACTTGATAATCTAGCAAAAGACATGGAAATTCAGTGG ATGCATATTCCTGGTCATGCTGGCTTCCAAGGAAATGAAGAAGCTGATAGACTAGCACGAGAAGGAGCTCGTAAACAGAAGTGCTGA
- the RNASEH1 gene encoding ribonuclease H1 isoform X1 — translation MLRWLMAVLSHSCFVRRGGSMFYAVRTGRRTGVYRTWAECQEQVNKFPSASFKKFASEKDAWSFVRAGLPEPQQQAEPAEAFGPPTLTQETGSQREDPELNTLYYSTYKRPYEPYGQSTNEEQIAKRVKHDEVRSVCSTPTVSEDKFSYMGDFAVVYTDGCCTGNGHNRARAGIGVYWGPGHPLNTSERLPGRQTNQRAEIHAACKAIEQAKSQNIKKLIIYTDSKFTIKGITGWVDNWKTNGWRTSSGGSVINKEDFERLDNLAKDMEIQWMHIPGHAGFQGNEEADRLAREGARKQKC, via the exons ATGCTGCGCTGGCTCATGGCCGTGCTCAGCCACTCCTGCTTTGTCCGCAGGGGCGGCTCCATGTTCTACGCGGTGCGCACGGGCCGGCGGACCGGCGTCTACCGCACCTG GGCGGAGTGCCAGGAGCAGGTGAACAAGTTCCCCTCCGCTAGCTTCAAGAAATTCGCCAGCGAGAAGGATGCCTGGAGCTTCGTGCGTGCCGGCCTCCCGGAGCCGCAGCAGCAGGCCGAGCCGGCAG aggccTTTGGTCCTCCAACCCTAACACAAGAAACAGGTAGCCAGAGAGAGGACCCCGAATTAAATACCTTGTATTACAGTACATATAAAAGGCCATATGAACCATATGGACAGTCTACAAATGAAGAGCAGATTGCAAAGCGTGTAAAACATGATGAAGTACGCTCAGTGTGCTCAACACCTACAGTCAGTGAAGATAAGTTTTCATACATGG GTGACTTTGCAGTTGTTTATACAGATGGTTGTTGCACTGGTAATGGACATAACAGGGCACGTGCTGGAATAGGTGTCTACTGGGGACCAGGCCACCCTTT AAACACCAGTGAAAGACTTCCTGGACGGCAGACTAATCAAAGAGCAGAAATCCAT GCAGCCTGCAAAGCAATAGAGCAAGCCAAGAGTCAAAACATCAAGAAGTTAATAATCTACACTGATAGCAAGTTTACTATTAAGG GTATTACAGGCTGGGTTGACAACTGGAAAACAAATGGCTGGAGAACAAGTTCTGGAGGAAGtgtaataaataaagaagattTTGAAAGACTTGATAATCTAGCAAAAGACATGGAAATTCAGTGG ATGCATATTCCTGGTCATGCTGGCTTCCAAGGAAATGAAGAAGCTGATAGACTAGCACGAGAAGGAGCTCGTAAACAGAAGTGCTGA